Sequence from the Methanobacterium sp. genome:
GATAATGGCAAGGGTGATTGACCAAGGTTCAAGGCTATCAGCGGTTAGACTGGCAGGCCGGCATGCGATATGTGATCTTATCAATCTAACAAGCTTTAACGAAGATGACCTTTATGAGAATCTTGACTGGCTTTGCAAGAATCAAGCAAAGATAGAAAAGCGAATATTTGATATGCGATATAAGGGGCAAGAGAAACCCAAACTATATCTGTATGACGTGACAAGTAGCTATCTGGAGGGAGTAGAGAACGAATTAGGAGATTGGGGATATCCTCGAGATGGCAAGAAAGGAAAGTTACAGATAGTAATAGGTCTTTTAACAGATGGAGAAGGAGTTCCGGTATCAGTAGAAGTATTCAAAGGAAATACTAAAGACACAAAGACCTTTCTGAGCCAAGTGAAGAAGATTGCCAATCGGTTTGAGATAGAAGAAGTAACAATGGTTGGTGATAGAGGGATGATAAAGAGGGCTCAGATTAAATATCTCAAGGAAGAACATTTTCATTACATCACAGCAATAACAAAGCCTCAAATAAAGAAACTGATAAATGATGAAATCTTTCAGCTTGATCTTTTCAGTGAAGATGTGTGTGAGGTGGATAACGATGGTATTCGATACATTTTAAGAAGAAATCCAATACGTGTAGAAGAGATAGAACAAACAAGGTATGAGAAAACAGACAAGATTAAAAGACTCATAGAGGCCAAAAACAAGTATCTTGCTGATCACCAAAAGGCAAAGGAGTCGGTTGCATTAAGGGATATAAAGAAAAAGCTTACTAATCTCAAATTATCCAAGTTTGTAGCAGTTGAGGCTAAGAATAGGATACTATCAATTAAAATAGATGAAGAGAAGAAGGGAGAGATATCGCTATTAGACGGTTGCTATGTAATTAAGACAGATATTGGAAAA
This genomic interval carries:
- a CDS encoding IS1634 family transposase, encoding IMARVIDQGSRLSAVRLAGRHAICDLINLTSFNEDDLYENLDWLCKNQAKIEKRIFDMRYKGQEKPKLYLYDVTSSYLEGVENELGDWGYPRDGKKGKLQIVIGLLTDGEGVPVSVEVFKGNTKDTKTFLSQVKKIANRFEIEEVTMVGDRGMIKRAQIKYLKEEHFHYITAITKPQIKKLINDEIFQLDLFSEDVCEVDNDGIRYILRRNPIRVEEIEQTRYEKTDKIKRLIEAKNKYLADHQKAKESVALRDIKKKLTNLKLSKFVAVEAKNRILSIKIDEEKKGEISLLDGCYVIKTDIGKKDASADTVHERYKDLALVEQGFRTIKTGVLETRPIFVRKEKRTRGHVFVVSLAYRIVHELQKLWADMDLTVQEGIEELTGIDCREIKVGDITVNQIPQPRGLGEKLLKAAKVILPEVLPNRNIFVATRRK